From Penaeus monodon isolate SGIC_2016 chromosome 42, NSTDA_Pmon_1, whole genome shotgun sequence, one genomic window encodes:
- the LOC119599389 gene encoding shematrin-like protein 1, whose product MRFLAVVLLAALACASSVEKREADADPSLPIYGRGYGYPAYYRGYGYPYSYGLRHKRSANPEPEADADPSYFYNYYRPYSVDYNYVRPYSYGYPYGHSHALHRRSAEPEAEASFVHPYTYSYTHTAPVVTYGYPYTYGYGYPRGYGY is encoded by the exons ATGAGGTTCTTG GCGGTAGTGCTCCTGGCGGCCCTTGCTTGCGCTTCTTCAGTCGAGAAGCGAGAAGCGGACGCCGACCCTAGCCTCCCCATCTATGGACGTGGTTATGGCTACCCTGCCTATTACCGAGGCTACGGCTACCCATACAGTTATGGCCTCCGCCACAAAAGGTCCGCTAACCCTGAACCCGAAGCCGATGCAGATCCTTCTTACTTCTACAATTACTACCGCCCCTATTCTGTGGACTATAACTATGTTCGCCCTTACAGCTACGGCTATCCCTACGGCCACTCCCATGCCCTCCACAGGAGATCGGCCGAACCAGAAGCTGAAGCCTCCTTTGTTCACCCATACACTTACTCCTACACCCACACCGCTCCTGTCGTCACATATGGTTATCCCTATACCTACGGCTATGGCTACCCCAGGGGCTATGGATATTAA